In Strigops habroptila isolate Jane chromosome 4, bStrHab1.2.pri, whole genome shotgun sequence, a single genomic region encodes these proteins:
- the GALC gene encoding galactocerebrosidase isoform X4, with the protein MEQCAALLWGWLLLGCSWGPGPPGVGAAALSTATYVLNDAGGLGRQFDGIGAVSGGGATSRLLVNYQEPYRSQILDYLFKPDFGASLHILKVEIGGDGQSTDGTEPSHMHYENDENYFRGYEWWLMKEAKKRNPKIKLIGLPWTFPAWIGKGENWPYDYPDVTAYYIVSWILGAKHYHDLDIDYVGIWNERAFNSKYIKLLRYTLDKHGLQQVRIIASDRLWEPISFVLLLDSELHGVVDAIGAHYPGTKTVPNALLTKKKLWSSEDYSTFNDEVGAGCWARILNQNYVNGNMTSTIAWNLVASYYEELPFGRCGLMTAQEPWSGHYKVEAPIWITAHTTQFTQPGWSYLQVDGHLQGGGSFVALTDGLGNLTIIIETMTYNHSQCIRPPLPHFTVTPQRATFYLKGSFSMVKTLQVWHSRLDFESGSSSLFQQLHPVKVWKGSFSLDLNVDEVYTLTTLKTGQKCGYPEPPPPQPFPSNYKDDFNIRNPPFSEAPNFADQTGVFEYFINASDPGDHVFTVRQVVVQRPITWASDADQTISLIGNFKWLPSSEQFLELCGFDSTAA; encoded by the exons ATGGAGCAGTGCGCggctctgctgtggggctggctcCTGCTTGGCTGCAGTTGGGGCCCGGGCCCCCCCGGGGTCGGTGCTGCTGCGCTGTCGACGGCCACCTATGTGCTGAACGATGCCGGCGGGCTGGGGAGGCAGTTCGACGGGATCGGAGCTGTCAGCGGTGGCGGG gCCACATCTAGACTCCTGGTGAACTACCAAGAACCTTATCGCTCCCAGATTTTGGATTATCTATTCAAG ccagaTTTTGGTGCTTCTTTACATATCCTCAAAGTAGAGATCGGAGGTGATGGACAATCAACAG ATGGTACTGAACCCTCCCATATGCACTATGAAAATGATGAGAACTACTTCCGGGGCTATGAATGGTGGCTAATGAAAGAAGCTAAAAAGAGGAACCCCAAAATTAAACTTATTG gaTTACCTTGGACATTTCCGGCATGGATAGGGAAGGGTGAAAACTGGCCCTATGACTATCCAGATGTCACTGCTTACTATATTGTTTCTTGGATATTAGGAGCTAAACACTATCATGATTTGGACATTGATTATGTTGGG ATATGGAATGAAAGGGCATTTAATAGCAAATATATTAAG ctGTTGAGATACACATTGGATAAGCATGGTCTGCAACAGGTGAGGATCATAGCCAGCGATAGACTGTGGGAGCCCATTTCCTTTGTCTTGCTGCTTGACTCTGAGCTCCATGGAGTGGTCGATGCAATTGG GGCTCACTATCCTGGAACAAAAACGGTGCCAAATGCCTTATTAACTAAGAAGAAACTGTGGTCTTCAGAAGATTACAGTACTTTCAATGATGAAGTTGGTGCAGGCTGCTGGGCTCGGATCCTGAACCAAAACTATGTGAATGGGAACATGACCTC AACCATTGCATGGAACTTGGTGGCTAGTTATTATGAAGAGTTGCCCTTTGGTCGATGTGGATTAATGACAGCGCAAGAGCCATGGAGTGGCCACTACAAAGTAGAAGCTCCTATCTGGATTACAG CACACACAACACAATTTACTCAGCCAGGCTGGTCATACTTGCAAGTGGATGGACACTTACAAGGAGGTGGCAGTTTTGTAGCCCTGACAGATGGCCTAGGGAACCTTACCATCATAATTGAAACTATG actTACAATCACTCGCAGTGTATCAGGCCTCCACTGCCTCATTTCACTGTGACACCTCAGAGAGCAACTTTCTACCTCAAAGGGTCATTT TCCATGGTGAAAACCCTTCAAGTGTGGCATTCTAGACTTGATTTTGAATCTGGAAGCTCTAGTCTTTTTCAGCAACTCCATCCTGTAAAG GTGTGGAAGGGAAGTTTTTCTTTAGATTTAAATGTGGATGAAGTCTATACTTTAACCACACTCAAAACTGGGCAGAAATGTGGTTACCCAGAGCCTCCACCACCTCAGCCCTTTCCTTCAAATTACAAAGATGATTTCAATATTC gTAATCCACCTTTCAGTGAAGCCCCAAATTTTGCAGATCAGACAGGTGTATTTGAATACTTCATAAACGCTTCTGACCCAGGAGATCATGTGTTCACAGTCCGCCAGGTGGTGGTTCAGCGACCTATCACTTGGGCTTCTGATGCGGATCAGACCATCAGCCTCATAGGAAATTTTAAGTG GCTGCCATCTTCTGAGCAGTTCCTAGAATTGTGTGGATTTGATTCAACTGCTGCTTAA